One genomic segment of Oscillatoria salina IIICB1 includes these proteins:
- a CDS encoding DUF4276 family protein translates to MHLEFLVEEYSSQVFLELILPKILDRDITFNIHPFQGKPDLLKKLPARLKGYKAWITDDWKIVILLDRDREDCQKLKHKLEKIASDVDLLTKSSATNKQKFQVLNRIIIEELEAWFFGDIEAIIKAYPRINKNLANKSKYRDPDAIKGGTWEALETILQKAGYHLGGLDKSQAAREIASYQKKWV, encoded by the coding sequence TTGCATCTAGAGTTTTTAGTAGAGGAATATTCAAGTCAAGTATTTTTAGAATTAATCTTACCCAAAATTCTCGATCGAGATATAACTTTTAATATTCACCCCTTTCAAGGAAAACCTGATTTACTTAAGAAATTACCCGCAAGGCTAAAAGGATATAAAGCTTGGATAACTGATGATTGGAAAATAGTTATTTTATTAGATCGAGATCGAGAAGATTGTCAAAAACTTAAACATAAGTTAGAAAAAATAGCAAGTGATGTTGACTTACTAACTAAGTCTTCAGCGACAAATAAACAAAAATTTCAAGTTTTGAATCGAATTATTATTGAGGAACTTGAAGCTTGGTTTTTTGGAGATATTGAAGCAATAATTAAAGCTTATCCGAGAATCAATAAAAATCTTGCTAATAAATCTAAATATCGAGATCCTGATGCCATTAAGGGAGGAACTTGGGAAGCTTTGGAAACAATCCTTCAAAAAGCCGGATATCACTTAGGAGGATTAGATAAATCTCAAGCTGCAAGAGAAATTGCTTCTTACCAAAAAAAATGGGTTTAA
- a CDS encoding AAA family ATPase has translation MPKQSIPRIEYLRVQNYLALHNLELKNLTPLTVFLGPNGSGKSTIFDVFAFLAESFTDGLRKAWDRRGRFRELRTRDTEGNIVFELKYRETQKSPLITYHLAIAERVKGPFVAEEWLQWRRGQRGKPFKFLDFKEGEGKVITGEMPDEQDERIYEQLESAEYLAVSTLGQFAKHPRVSALRRFVTDWHLSYITADNTRSIPEAGAQERLSPTGDNLPNVIQYLKEQHPQQLNEILEKLSSRVPRLEKVQPSIMQDGRLLLQIKDAPFATPILAKFASDGTLKMLAYLTVLYDPDPPQLIGIEEPENHLDPRLLPELAEECRHASANTQLMVTTHSPFFVNRLKPEQIWVLYRDEKGYTQAKRTADMQGIKEFIENGALLGSLWMEDFFEFGNPLKNHGAPRKKINTKM, from the coding sequence ATGCCTAAACAATCTATTCCTAGAATTGAATACCTCCGAGTTCAAAATTACCTGGCTTTGCATAACTTAGAATTAAAAAATTTAACTCCTCTCACGGTTTTTCTGGGTCCCAATGGTAGCGGCAAATCTACAATTTTTGATGTTTTTGCTTTTTTAGCAGAAAGTTTTACCGATGGATTAAGAAAAGCTTGGGATAGACGAGGAAGATTTAGAGAACTACGGACGAGAGATACAGAAGGAAATATAGTTTTTGAACTCAAATATAGAGAAACCCAAAAATCTCCTTTAATTACTTATCACTTAGCGATCGCAGAAAGAGTAAAAGGACCATTCGTAGCTGAAGAGTGGTTGCAATGGCGAAGAGGACAAAGGGGTAAACCTTTTAAGTTTCTTGACTTTAAAGAAGGAGAAGGAAAAGTAATTACTGGAGAAATGCCTGATGAACAAGATGAGCGAATATATGAGCAGCTAGAGTCTGCTGAATATCTAGCCGTAAGCACCCTTGGACAGTTTGCCAAACACCCTCGCGTTAGTGCCTTACGTCGCTTCGTTACAGATTGGCATCTTTCGTATATAACAGCAGACAATACTCGTAGTATTCCCGAAGCAGGCGCACAAGAAAGACTCTCTCCTACAGGAGATAATTTACCAAATGTGATTCAGTACCTAAAAGAACAACATCCGCAACAGTTAAATGAAATTCTGGAGAAACTTTCTTCTCGCGTACCTCGCTTAGAAAAAGTTCAACCATCAATTATGCAAGATGGCAGGCTATTACTACAGATTAAAGATGCTCCTTTCGCTACTCCAATCTTAGCTAAATTTGCTTCTGATGGTACTTTAAAAATGTTAGCATACTTAACAGTTTTGTACGACCCAGATCCGCCTCAGCTTATTGGTATCGAAGAACCAGAGAATCATCTCGATCCTCGTTTATTACCGGAACTTGCTGAAGAGTGCCGTCATGCTTCTGCAAATACACAATTGATGGTAACAACACATTCACCGTTTTTTGTTAATAGACTCAAACCGGAGCAAATCTGGGTATTGTATCGAGATGAAAAGGGTTATACTCAAGCTAAACGTACTGCTGATATGCAAGGTATTAAAGAATTTATAGAAAATGGTGCATTATTAGGTTCTTTGTGGATGGAAGACTTTTTTGAATTTGGTAATCCTCTTAAAAATCATGGTGCGCCTAGGAAAAAAATTAACACAAAAATGTAA
- a CDS encoding Uma2 family endonuclease: MTTAIAHWTLAEYHRMIETGLLVSRRVELLKGLIVEMSPEGPAHAEKSTDTMELSIGAAQGRYRVRAAKPITIEESNSEPEPHLALVKPQSYLRSHPSPADVYLIIEFANSSLAKDTEEKRLVYAIAEINDYWVVDLISRQLIIYRHPNNGDYTSEQRLTSGSVSLLAFPDVSLPVTRLLA, translated from the coding sequence ATGACTACCGCGATCGCCCATTGGACACTTGCTGAGTACCACCGGATGATTGAAACTGGTTTGCTTGTCTCTCGTCGTGTGGAATTACTTAAGGGGTTAATTGTTGAAATGTCGCCGGAAGGACCCGCTCATGCTGAGAAAAGTACCGATACGATGGAATTATCGATCGGTGCTGCTCAAGGTCGCTATCGAGTTCGTGCGGCGAAACCGATTACAATTGAAGAGAGTAACAGCGAACCGGAACCGCATCTAGCTTTGGTGAAGCCTCAGTCTTATTTGCGATCGCATCCCTCTCCTGCTGATGTTTACTTGATTATTGAGTTTGCTAATTCGAGTTTGGCTAAGGATACGGAAGAGAAACGCCTTGTTTATGCGATCGCCGAAATTAACGATTATTGGGTTGTGGATTTGATCTCGCGTCAACTGATTATCTATCGTCACCCCAATAATGGTGATTATACCTCCGAACAACGGCTAACTTCTGGTTCTGTCTCGCTTCTGGCGTTTCCTGATGTTAGTCTTCCTGTTACTAGATTGCTAGCTTAA